One Streptomyces sp. B21-105 genomic region harbors:
- the amaP gene encoding alkaline shock response membrane anchor protein AmaP: protein MSGTVNRVLVGLVGLVLLAVGGAVLAVGLGSPPPSWWLHDGPHDTLLSVADRTRWRGEAWWWPTVIAVLALLVLLALWWLSAVLRRRRLAEVLVDTGDGAGALLRGHALEGVLSGEAARLDGVARAHVRLTGRSEAPEARARLLLEPHAEPVTVLGDLSDHALAHARDSAALRALPAEVRLTTAHHKSERVS, encoded by the coding sequence ATGTCCGGGACCGTCAACCGTGTGCTCGTCGGCCTCGTCGGACTGGTGCTGCTCGCCGTCGGCGGCGCGGTGCTGGCCGTGGGGCTCGGCTCGCCCCCGCCGTCCTGGTGGCTGCACGACGGCCCGCACGACACGCTCCTCAGCGTCGCCGATCGCACCCGCTGGCGCGGCGAGGCGTGGTGGTGGCCGACGGTGATCGCCGTCCTGGCCCTCCTCGTCCTGCTCGCGCTGTGGTGGCTGAGCGCGGTCCTGCGCCGCCGCCGGCTCGCCGAGGTCCTCGTCGACACCGGGGACGGCGCGGGAGCGCTGCTGCGGGGCCATGCCCTGGAAGGGGTGCTGTCGGGCGAGGCGGCCCGGCTGGACGGCGTCGCCCGGGCGCACGTCCGGCTGACCGGGCGGAGCGAGGCCCCCGAGGCACGGGCGCGTCTGCTGCTGGAGCCGCACGCGGAGCCGGTGACGGTCCTGGGCGACCTCAGCGACCACGCGCTGGCCCACGCGCGGGACTCGGCGGCACTGCGGGCGCTGCCGGCCGAGGTCCGCCTGACGACGGCCCACCACAAGTCGGAGAGGGTCAGCTGA
- a CDS encoding helix-turn-helix domain-containing protein: MAETLKKGSRVTGAARDKLAADLKKKYDSGASIRALAEETGRSYGFVHRMLSESGVTLRGRGGATRGKKAASS, translated from the coding sequence GTGGCCGAGACTCTGAAGAAGGGCAGCCGGGTAACCGGCGCCGCGCGCGACAAGCTCGCGGCAGACCTGAAGAAGAAGTACGACTCCGGTGCGAGCATCCGGGCGCTGGCCGAGGAGACCGGCCGCTCGTATGGCTTCGTGCACCGGATGCTCAGCGAGTCGGGCGTCACGCTCCGTGGGCGTGGCGGGGCGACTCGAGGCAAGAAGGCCGCCTCGTCCTGA
- a CDS encoding Asp23/Gls24 family envelope stress response protein: protein MSESTEQIRTHTPDGEGEPLQTRKAARRGGGAPATRGRTTIADGVVEKIAGLAARDVLGVHAMGSGISRTFGAVRDRVPGGSKSVSRGVKAEVGEVQTALDLEIVVDYGVAIADVAQAVRENVIAAVERMTGLEVVEVNIAVSDVKLPDEEDEEPEPRIQ from the coding sequence ATGAGCGAGTCAACGGAGCAGATCCGTACGCATACCCCAGACGGCGAGGGCGAGCCGCTGCAGACCCGCAAGGCGGCAAGGCGCGGCGGCGGGGCCCCGGCGACCCGAGGGCGGACCACCATCGCCGACGGGGTGGTGGAGAAGATCGCCGGCCTCGCGGCCCGGGACGTCCTCGGCGTGCACGCCATGGGCAGCGGCATCAGCCGTACCTTCGGCGCCGTGCGCGACCGGGTGCCCGGCGGCTCGAAGTCGGTCTCCCGGGGCGTCAAGGCCGAGGTCGGCGAGGTGCAGACGGCCCTCGACCTCGAGATCGTCGTCGACTACGGCGTGGCCATCGCCGATGTCGCCCAGGCCGTGCGGGAGAACGTGATCGCGGCGGTGGAGCGAATGACGGGCCTGGAGGTCGTCGAGGTCAACATCGCGGTGAGCGACGTCAAACTGCCCGACGAGGAGGACGAGGAGCCGGAGCCCCGGATCCAGTGA
- the abc-f gene encoding ribosomal protection-like ABC-F family protein: MISASGIELRAGARILIENASFRVAKGDRIGLVGRNGAGKTTLTKVLAGEGIPAGGTVTRSGEVGYLPQDPRTGDLDVLARDRILSARGLDVLIRKMRENEQRIASGSGATRDKAMRQYERQETEFLTKGGYAAEAEAATIAAALNLPDRVLGQPLHTLSGGQRRRVELARILFSDADTLLLDEPTNHLDADSIVWLRDYLKTYRGGFIVISHDVDLVETVVNKVFYLDANRSQIDVYNMGWRLYQQQRESDEKRRKRERQNAEKKAAALHSQADKMRAKATKTVAAQNMARRADKLLSGLEAVRVSDKVAKLRFPEPAPCGKTPLMAEGLSKSYGSLEIFTDVDLAIDKGSRVVILGLNGAGKTTLLRLLGGAEQPDTGEVVAGHGLKLGYYAQEHETLDPERTVLENMRSAAPDLDLVEVRKTLGSFLFSGDDVDKPAGVLSGGEKTRLALATLVVSSANVLLLDEPTNNLDPASREEILGALRTYKGAVVLVTHDEGAVEALQPERIILLPDGVEDLWGADYADLVALA, translated from the coding sequence GTGATCTCCGCCTCCGGCATCGAGCTGCGCGCCGGCGCCCGCATCCTCATCGAGAACGCCTCCTTCCGTGTGGCCAAGGGCGACCGCATCGGTCTGGTCGGGCGCAACGGCGCCGGCAAGACGACGCTGACCAAGGTCCTGGCCGGCGAGGGCATCCCGGCGGGCGGCACCGTCACCCGCTCCGGAGAGGTCGGCTACCTCCCGCAGGACCCCCGCACCGGAGACCTTGACGTCCTCGCCCGCGACCGCATCCTCTCCGCGCGCGGTCTCGACGTCCTGATCCGCAAGATGCGCGAGAACGAGCAGCGGATCGCCAGCGGCTCGGGCGCCACCCGCGACAAGGCGATGCGCCAGTACGAGCGCCAGGAGACGGAGTTCCTCACCAAGGGCGGATACGCCGCCGAGGCCGAGGCCGCCACCATCGCCGCCGCGCTCAACCTGCCCGACCGGGTGCTCGGCCAGCCCCTGCACACGCTCTCCGGCGGTCAGCGCCGACGCGTGGAGCTGGCCCGCATCCTCTTCTCGGACGCCGACACGCTGCTGCTCGACGAGCCGACCAACCACCTCGACGCCGACTCGATCGTCTGGCTGCGCGACTACCTCAAGACCTACCGCGGCGGCTTCATCGTCATCAGCCACGACGTCGACCTGGTCGAGACGGTCGTCAACAAGGTGTTCTACCTGGACGCCAACCGCTCCCAGATCGACGTCTACAACATGGGCTGGCGGCTCTACCAGCAGCAGCGCGAGTCCGACGAGAAGCGTCGCAAGCGGGAGCGGCAGAACGCCGAGAAGAAGGCCGCCGCGCTGCACTCGCAGGCCGACAAGATGCGCGCCAAGGCCACCAAGACGGTCGCCGCGCAGAACATGGCACGCCGTGCCGACAAGTTGCTCTCCGGCCTGGAGGCCGTCCGCGTCTCCGACAAGGTCGCCAAGCTCCGCTTCCCCGAGCCCGCCCCTTGCGGCAAGACGCCGCTGATGGCCGAGGGCCTGTCGAAGTCCTACGGCTCGCTGGAGATCTTCACCGACGTCGACCTGGCCATCGACAAGGGCTCGCGCGTCGTCATCCTCGGCCTGAACGGCGCCGGCAAGACCACCCTGCTGCGGCTGCTGGGCGGCGCCGAGCAGCCCGACACGGGTGAGGTCGTCGCCGGTCACGGTCTCAAGCTCGGCTACTACGCGCAGGAGCACGAGACGCTCGACCCGGAGCGCACGGTCCTGGAGAACATGCGGTCCGCCGCTCCCGACCTGGATCTGGTCGAGGTCCGCAAGACGCTCGGCTCGTTCCTGTTCTCCGGCGACGACGTCGACAAGCCCGCCGGCGTCCTCTCCGGCGGCGAGAAGACCCGGCTGGCCCTCGCCACCCTGGTGGTCTCCTCCGCCAACGTGCTGCTGCTCGACGAGCCCACCAACAACCTCGACCCGGCCAGCCGCGAGGAGATCCTCGGCGCGCTGCGCACCTACAAGGGCGCGGTCGTCCTCGTCACCCACGACGAGGGCGCGGTGGAGGCGCTGCAGCCCGAGCGGATCATCCTGCTGCCCGACGGCGTCGAGGACCTGTGGGGCGCCGACTACGCGGACCTGGTCGCCCTGGCCTGA
- a CDS encoding alpha/beta hydrolase, producing the protein MRTVTATAAAVTAALAAGAVGVAAGRLASDAALKAPPGRPLPTEPRLTVHSTAAGQVTLTRDLAALRPGAYGLCGNGSHAVVGPVLPDALHTADTVVRRLERVSHGSLAAGDPVRLTPNLYVGDPGTALGLDHADVDVPGELGNLPAWFVPGARRTWVIAVHGLGTTREHALNLIGFLHGARLPVLTLAYRGDLGAPRSPDGLSHLGATEWRDLDAAMRYAVRYGAERVVLLGWSTGAAMALRAAADSGLSDLVSGLVLDSPVLDWRTTVRALAAARHTPAALLPLAVRAAEGRIGMAGGSPGAGGRGGLGGADGSQARLRVPTLVFHGPGDTVAPWAVSRRLADRRPDLVSLHTVPHAPHGAMWNPDPAAYEETLRRFLTPLM; encoded by the coding sequence GTGCGCACTGTCACAGCGACGGCCGCCGCCGTCACCGCAGCCCTGGCCGCCGGCGCCGTCGGTGTCGCCGCCGGCCGGTTGGCCAGCGACGCCGCGTTGAAGGCGCCACCCGGCCGGCCCCTGCCCACCGAACCCCGGCTCACCGTGCACAGCACTGCCGCCGGACAGGTCACCCTCACGCGCGACCTCGCGGCCCTGCGGCCCGGCGCCTACGGCCTCTGTGGCAACGGCTCCCACGCCGTCGTCGGCCCGGTCCTGCCCGACGCCCTGCACACCGCCGACACCGTGGTCCGCCGGCTGGAACGCGTCAGCCACGGCTCCCTGGCCGCCGGCGACCCGGTCCGGCTCACCCCGAACCTGTACGTCGGCGACCCCGGCACCGCCCTCGGCCTCGACCACGCCGACGTCGACGTGCCCGGCGAACTGGGCAACCTGCCCGCCTGGTTCGTCCCGGGAGCCCGTCGCACCTGGGTGATCGCCGTGCACGGTCTGGGGACCACCCGGGAGCACGCCCTCAACCTCATCGGCTTCCTGCACGGCGCCCGCCTCCCCGTGCTCACCCTCGCCTACCGCGGCGACCTCGGCGCGCCCCGTTCCCCGGACGGCCTGAGTCACCTCGGCGCGACCGAGTGGCGCGACCTGGACGCGGCGATGCGGTACGCCGTGCGATACGGCGCCGAGCGCGTCGTCCTGCTCGGCTGGTCCACGGGCGCCGCCATGGCCCTGCGTGCCGCCGCCGACTCCGGCCTGAGCGACCTGGTCTCGGGACTCGTGCTGGACTCCCCGGTCCTCGACTGGCGGACGACCGTGCGCGCACTCGCCGCCGCCCGGCACACGCCCGCCGCCCTGCTGCCGCTCGCCGTCCGTGCCGCCGAGGGCCGCATCGGCATGGCGGGCGGCTCGCCCGGAGCCGGCGGCAGGGGCGGCCTTGGCGGTGCGGACGGCAGTCAGGCGCGGCTGCGGGTCCCGACCCTGGTCTTCCACGGGCCCGGCGACACCGTCGCCCCCTGGGCCGTCAGCCGCCGGCTCGCCGACCGCCGCCCCGACCTGGTCAGCCTCCACACCGTCCCGCACGCCCCGCACGGCGCCATGTGGAACCCCGACCCCGCCGCCTACGAAGAGACCCTGCGCCGCTTCCTGACCCCCCTGATGTGA
- a CDS encoding class II aldolase/adducin family protein, giving the protein MAEHRGERADVRRRGRQASPEEARAWAELVAAARRTVADGLVVGTSGNVSVRVGDTVLVTPSGVPYDRLAPDDVTGVDLTGRQALGSLAPSSELPMHLAVYRATDAGAIVHTHAVHATAVSTLVDELPLIHYMASALGGPVRVAPYAAYGTEELAAHTLRALEGRSGCLLRNHGTLTHGAGLDQAYDRTAQLEWMCRLWLTASSVPGRTPALLTEDQVAQVGERLRGYGQPG; this is encoded by the coding sequence ATGGCTGAGCATCGAGGCGAGCGAGCGGACGTCCGGCGGCGGGGGCGGCAGGCGTCCCCCGAGGAGGCGCGGGCCTGGGCCGAACTGGTGGCGGCCGCCCGCCGCACGGTCGCCGACGGGCTGGTCGTCGGCACCTCGGGCAACGTCTCGGTGCGCGTCGGCGACACCGTGCTCGTGACGCCGTCCGGCGTGCCCTACGACCGGCTCGCCCCGGACGACGTCACCGGCGTCGACCTCACCGGCCGGCAGGCCCTCGGCTCCCTGGCCCCCAGCAGCGAACTCCCCATGCATCTGGCCGTGTACCGGGCCACCGACGCCGGGGCGATCGTGCACACCCACGCCGTGCACGCCACCGCCGTCTCCACCCTCGTCGACGAGCTCCCCCTGATCCACTACATGGCGAGCGCGCTCGGCGGACCCGTCCGGGTCGCGCCCTACGCCGCCTACGGCACCGAGGAGCTGGCCGCGCACACCCTCCGGGCCCTCGAGGGACGGTCCGGCTGCCTCCTGCGCAACCACGGCACCCTGACCCACGGTGCGGGCCTCGACCAGGCGTACGACCGTACGGCCCAACTGGAGTGGATGTGCCGTCTGTGGCTGACCGCATCCTCGGTTCCCGGCCGCACGCCCGCACTCCTGACGGAGGACCAGGTCGCCCAGGTGGGGGAGCGCCTCCGGGGATACGGGCAACCGGGCTGA
- a CDS encoding SDR family oxidoreductase gives MDLGLKDRVYVVTGSTRGLGKAAARELVADGAKVVLTGRDEKRVADAAAELGPNAVGVAVDNADPGAAARLIGAARDAFGGFDGVLVSVGGPPPGFVADNTDEQWQSAFESVFLGAVRLARAAAAELEAGGVIGFVLSGSVHEPIPGLTISNGLRPGLAGFAKSLADELGPRGIRVVGLLPARIDTDRVRELDGLSADPEATRAANESRIPLRRYGLPEEFGRTAAFLLSPAASYLTGLMLPVDGGMRHGF, from the coding sequence ATGGATCTTGGACTGAAGGACCGGGTGTACGTCGTCACCGGGAGCACGCGCGGACTCGGCAAGGCCGCCGCGCGCGAGCTCGTCGCGGACGGCGCGAAGGTCGTCCTCACCGGTCGGGACGAGAAGCGCGTCGCGGACGCCGCGGCCGAGCTGGGGCCGAACGCCGTCGGGGTCGCCGTGGACAACGCCGACCCCGGCGCTGCTGCCCGGCTGATCGGAGCGGCGCGGGACGCCTTCGGCGGATTCGACGGGGTGCTGGTGAGCGTGGGCGGCCCGCCGCCCGGGTTCGTCGCCGACAACACGGACGAGCAGTGGCAGAGCGCCTTCGAGTCGGTGTTCCTCGGGGCGGTCCGGCTGGCCCGGGCGGCGGCCGCCGAGCTGGAGGCGGGCGGGGTCATCGGGTTCGTGCTGTCGGGCTCGGTGCACGAGCCGATCCCCGGGCTGACCATCTCCAACGGCCTGCGGCCCGGGCTGGCCGGGTTCGCCAAGTCGCTCGCCGACGAGCTGGGGCCGCGCGGCATCCGGGTGGTGGGCCTGCTGCCGGCGCGCATCGACACCGACCGGGTGCGGGAGCTGGACGGCCTGTCGGCCGACCCCGAGGCGACCCGGGCAGCGAACGAGTCCCGGATCCCGCTGCGGCGCTACGGCCTTCCGGAGGAGTTCGGGCGGACGGCCGCGTTCCTGCTGTCGCCGGCCGCCTCTTACCTGACCGGCCTCATGCTGCCCGTCGACGGCGGCATGCGCCACGGTTTCTGA
- a CDS encoding glycoside hydrolase family 15 protein: MHPRIEDYALIGDEQTAALVGMDGSVDWLCLPRFDSGACFARLLGGEENGHWRIAPRGVTGACTRRRYRPDTLVLDTEWETDDGAVRVTDLMPQRDQAPDVVRVVEGLRGRVTVRSTLRLRFDYGWVVPWMRRADGHHVAVAGPDAVWFRSEPGVHTWGEDFTTHSEFTLAEGESVAFVLTWHPSHESRPPLVDPYEALAASVDDWRRWAARCRYTGPHRDAVVRSLITLEALTFQPTGGIVAALTTSLPEALGGVRNWDYRFCWLRDSTLTLGALLAAGYEEEAEAWRNWLLRAVAGDPADLQIMYGLSGERRLPECELPWLSGYEGCTPVRVGNGAVQQLQLDVYGEVMDSLSLARTSGMSPRPHTWSLQCALMNWLGDNWRQPDEGLWEVRGGRRQFVHSKVMVWVAADRAVRALEAYPKLSGDLTGWRALRDEVHREVCEKGYDPRRNTFTQSYGSADLDAALLLIPRVGFLPPDDPRVVGTVDAVRAELGHDGLLRRYSTEGRAVDGLPGDEGAFLACSFWLADALHMIGRTEEARELFERLVGLANDVGLLAEEYDPVAGRHLGNFPQAFSHIGLVNTALALFEGEEAG; this comes from the coding sequence GTGCACCCCCGCATCGAGGACTACGCCCTCATCGGCGACGAACAGACCGCCGCCCTGGTCGGCATGGACGGTTCCGTCGACTGGCTCTGCCTGCCCCGCTTCGACTCCGGAGCCTGCTTCGCCCGCCTCCTCGGCGGCGAGGAGAACGGCCACTGGCGCATCGCCCCGCGGGGCGTGACGGGCGCCTGCACCCGGCGCCGCTACCGGCCCGACACGCTCGTCCTGGACACCGAGTGGGAGACCGACGACGGCGCGGTCCGGGTCACCGACCTGATGCCGCAGCGCGATCAGGCCCCCGACGTGGTGCGCGTCGTCGAAGGGCTGCGCGGCCGGGTCACCGTCCGCAGCACGCTGCGGCTGCGCTTCGACTACGGCTGGGTCGTGCCGTGGATGCGCCGCGCCGACGGGCATCACGTGGCGGTCGCGGGACCCGACGCGGTCTGGTTCCGCAGCGAACCGGGCGTGCACACCTGGGGCGAGGACTTCACCACGCACTCCGAGTTCACCCTCGCCGAGGGCGAGTCGGTCGCCTTCGTACTGACCTGGCACCCCTCGCACGAGTCCCGCCCGCCGCTCGTCGACCCGTACGAGGCGCTCGCCGCCAGCGTGGACGACTGGCGGCGATGGGCCGCCCGCTGCCGATACACCGGCCCCCACCGGGACGCCGTCGTCCGCTCCCTGATCACCCTCGAGGCCCTCACCTTCCAGCCGACCGGCGGCATCGTGGCCGCGCTCACCACCTCCCTGCCCGAGGCGCTGGGCGGCGTCCGCAACTGGGACTACCGCTTCTGCTGGCTGCGCGACTCCACCCTCACCCTCGGCGCCCTCCTCGCCGCCGGGTACGAGGAGGAGGCCGAGGCGTGGCGCAACTGGCTGCTGCGCGCCGTCGCGGGCGACCCGGCGGACCTGCAGATCATGTACGGGCTGTCCGGCGAGCGGCGGCTGCCCGAGTGCGAGCTGCCCTGGCTCTCCGGCTACGAGGGCTGCACGCCCGTGCGCGTCGGCAACGGCGCCGTGCAGCAGCTCCAGCTGGACGTCTACGGCGAGGTGATGGACTCCCTGTCGCTGGCCCGGACCTCGGGCATGTCGCCGCGGCCGCACACGTGGTCCCTGCAGTGCGCGCTGATGAACTGGCTCGGCGACAACTGGCGGCAGCCGGACGAGGGGCTGTGGGAGGTGCGCGGCGGCCGGCGGCAGTTCGTGCACTCCAAGGTCATGGTGTGGGTCGCCGCCGACCGGGCCGTCCGCGCGCTGGAGGCGTACCCGAAGCTCAGCGGCGACCTGACCGGCTGGCGGGCCCTGCGCGACGAGGTGCACCGCGAGGTGTGCGAGAAGGGCTACGACCCGCGCCGCAACACGTTCACCCAGTCCTACGGCTCGGCCGACCTGGACGCCGCCCTGCTGCTCATCCCACGCGTCGGCTTCCTGCCGCCGGACGACCCGCGCGTCGTCGGCACCGTCGACGCGGTCCGTGCGGAGCTCGGGCACGACGGCCTGCTGCGCCGCTACAGCACCGAGGGCAGGGCCGTCGACGGGCTGCCGGGCGACGAGGGCGCTTTCCTGGCCTGCTCGTTCTGGCTCGCCGACGCCCTGCACATGATCGGCCGCACGGAGGAGGCCCGGGAGCTGTTCGAACGGCTGGTGGGCCTGGCCAACGACGTGGGGCTGCTGGCGGAGGAGTACGACCCGGTGGCCGGCCGACACCTCGGCAACTTCCCGCAGGCGTTCAGTCACATCGGCCTGGTGAACACCGCCCTCGCCCTGTTCGAAGGCGAGGAGGCAGGATAG
- a CDS encoding DUF6286 domain-containing protein codes for MSEPGDLQNGTATILDKSPDEAPPGRSDGGRADHRFWSARRVPAGVVAVLLAAVAGVFLYDVIAVRAHRPAMAWRRGLARRLAERPLDDTWVLVGAGIAAALGLWLVVLAVTPGVRQMLPMRRPRPDVRAGLHRAAAALVLRDRAMEVAGVRSARARAGRRKADVFVVSHFRDLDDVRADLDSVLGDAVRGLGLVRPLTLSVHVRRATGKKG; via the coding sequence ATGAGTGAGCCCGGAGACTTGCAGAACGGCACGGCGACCATTCTGGACAAGTCCCCGGACGAGGCCCCGCCCGGCCGGTCCGACGGCGGCCGCGCCGACCACCGGTTCTGGTCGGCGCGCCGCGTCCCCGCCGGCGTCGTCGCGGTCCTGCTGGCGGCGGTCGCGGGCGTGTTCCTCTACGACGTGATCGCCGTCCGCGCCCACCGGCCCGCCATGGCCTGGCGGCGCGGACTCGCCCGGCGGCTCGCCGAGCGACCCCTCGACGACACATGGGTGCTCGTCGGCGCCGGGATCGCGGCCGCTCTCGGCCTGTGGCTGGTCGTCCTGGCCGTCACGCCGGGCGTTCGGCAGATGCTGCCGATGCGCCGGCCCCGCCCCGACGTACGAGCCGGCCTCCACCGCGCCGCCGCCGCCCTGGTGCTGCGCGACCGGGCCATGGAGGTCGCGGGCGTGCGGTCGGCGCGGGCGCGCGCCGGCCGCCGCAAGGCCGACGTGTTCGTCGTCTCCCACTTCCGGGATCTGGACGACGTCCGCGCCGACCTGGACTCCGTCCTCGGCGACGCGGTCCGCGGCCTGGGACTGGTCCGGCCGCTCACGCTCTCCGTCCATGTGCGCCGCGCCACCGGAAAGAAGGGCTGA
- a CDS encoding nucleopolyhedrovirus P10 family protein, translating to MTADGWTGAVRHRLGLGRLLPLGGPRDGAWLTEAAAEAVLRRAVRDVAGVRLGVLRLGLADPDGPFEPAVPAPPSALPPGPLRVSAECAASASEPLPTTTARLRSTLATAAAQRLGLVVSEIDLRVTELLGAEPHPGPDMAADAASGTDAHAGPAMEADAGPGLGTGADAGARLGAEQRTDAGARWRAGAGAEPGRPARAGGPAPAVPGGAVATGDEALAAAAALAVPGVTGTSGVLGRAVRLEERQDTTAALPHRHAQLEITAAATHRTLDVVLAVRTAVSAALPDRPTVTVLVTAVD from the coding sequence ATGACGGCGGACGGATGGACGGGCGCGGTACGGCACCGGCTGGGCCTCGGCAGACTGCTTCCCCTCGGCGGCCCGCGGGACGGCGCGTGGCTCACCGAGGCGGCCGCGGAGGCGGTGCTGCGACGGGCGGTGCGGGATGTCGCGGGTGTGCGGCTGGGAGTGCTGCGGCTGGGGCTCGCCGATCCGGACGGGCCGTTCGAGCCCGCCGTGCCGGCTCCGCCGAGTGCGCTGCCGCCGGGGCCGCTGCGGGTGAGCGCGGAGTGCGCGGCGTCGGCCTCCGAGCCGCTGCCGACGACGACGGCACGGTTGCGGAGCACCCTGGCGACGGCTGCCGCGCAGCGGCTCGGGCTGGTGGTGTCGGAGATCGACCTGCGAGTGACGGAACTGCTCGGCGCAGAGCCGCACCCTGGGCCGGACATGGCGGCGGACGCCGCGTCGGGTACGGATGCGCATGCCGGGCCGGCCATGGAGGCGGACGCCGGGCCGGGCCTGGGGACCGGCGCGGACGCGGGCGCACGGCTCGGGGCGGAGCAGCGCACGGACGCGGGCGCGCGGTGGAGGGCGGGGGCGGGGGCCGAGCCCGGCCGGCCGGCCCGGGCGGGTGGCCCGGCGCCTGCGGTGCCGGGCGGGGCCGTGGCGACGGGCGACGAGGCCCTCGCGGCCGCGGCGGCCCTGGCGGTGCCGGGGGTGACCGGCACGAGCGGCGTTCTCGGACGGGCGGTCCGTCTCGAGGAGCGCCAGGACACGACGGCGGCGCTGCCGCACCGCCACGCCCAGCTGGAGATCACGGCGGCGGCGACCCACCGCACGCTGGACGTGGTGCTCGCGGTCCGCACCGCCGTGTCGGCGGCCCTGCCGGACCGTCCGACGGTCACCGTGCTGGTGACGGCGGTCGACTGA
- a CDS encoding VOC family protein, whose amino-acid sequence MAGTNGGRPSVFPSVLYADAKAAIRQLTEALGFTELSVYEGEDGSVLHAELVQGNGAVMLGSKGHGGVFDTAMKGAGPAGVYVVVDDVDAHHRRAAEHGAEILMPPTDQDYGSRDYMARDLEGNIWSFGTYAPETQG is encoded by the coding sequence ATGGCAGGCACGAACGGCGGACGCCCGAGCGTCTTCCCGTCGGTGTTGTACGCCGACGCGAAGGCCGCGATCCGGCAGCTCACGGAGGCCCTGGGCTTCACCGAACTGTCCGTGTACGAGGGGGAGGACGGCTCGGTCCTGCACGCCGAGCTGGTGCAGGGCAACGGCGCGGTGATGCTCGGCTCGAAGGGCCACGGCGGTGTCTTCGACACGGCGATGAAGGGGGCGGGCCCGGCCGGCGTGTACGTCGTGGTGGACGACGTGGACGCACACCACCGGCGGGCCGCGGAGCACGGCGCGGAGATCCTCATGCCCCCGACCGACCAGGACTACGGCTCGCGTGACTACATGGCCCGTGACCTCGAGGGCAACATCTGGAGCTTCGGCACGTACGCGCCCGAGACCCAGGGCTGA
- a CDS encoding enoyl-CoA hydratase/isomerase family protein, whose amino-acid sequence MATPDQELVPLLDKDGVRLTVDDTLATVTLANPAKRNAQSPAMWRALAEAGRLVPGSVRVVVLRGEGKSFSAGLDRQMFTPEGIEGEPSFIDLARGDDAELDAAIAGFQEGFTWWRRNDVVSIAAVQGHAIGAGFQLALACDLRVVADDVQFAMRETSLGLVPDLTGTHPLVSLVGYGRAVEICLTGRFVHAEEAVSTGLANIAVPVQDLDATVGELATAILAAPREAVIETKALLRGAGGRTYDDQRAAERAAQARRLRDMAGLGE is encoded by the coding sequence ATGGCCACGCCCGACCAGGAACTCGTTCCCCTGCTCGACAAGGACGGCGTACGGCTCACCGTCGACGACACGCTCGCCACGGTGACGCTGGCCAACCCGGCCAAGCGCAACGCGCAGAGCCCCGCCATGTGGCGGGCGCTCGCGGAGGCCGGGCGACTGGTGCCGGGCTCCGTCCGCGTGGTCGTGCTGCGCGGCGAGGGCAAGTCCTTCTCCGCGGGGCTCGACCGGCAGATGTTCACCCCCGAGGGGATCGAGGGCGAGCCGTCCTTCATCGATCTCGCACGCGGTGACGACGCCGAACTCGACGCCGCCATCGCCGGCTTCCAGGAGGGCTTCACCTGGTGGCGGCGCAACGACGTCGTGTCCATCGCCGCCGTCCAGGGCCACGCCATTGGAGCGGGCTTCCAGCTGGCCCTCGCCTGTGACCTGCGCGTCGTCGCCGACGATGTGCAGTTCGCCATGCGTGAGACCAGCCTCGGCCTTGTGCCCGACCTGACGGGCACGCACCCCCTTGTCTCCCTCGTCGGCTACGGCCGCGCGGTCGAGATCTGCCTGACCGGCCGCTTCGTGCACGCCGAGGAGGCGGTGAGCACCGGCCTCGCCAACATCGCCGTTCCCGTGCAGGACCTCGACGCCACGGTCGGTGAACTGGCCACGGCGATTCTCGCCGCGCCCCGCGAGGCCGTCATCGAGACCAAGGCGCTGCTGCGCGGCGCGGGCGGCCGCACGTACGACGACCAGCGAGCCGCCGAACGCGCCGCCCAGGCCCGCCGTCTGCGCGACATGGCCGGCCTGGGGGAGTGA